From the genome of Candidatus Brocadiia bacterium, one region includes:
- a CDS encoding CTP synthase, whose translation MVKHIFITGGVVSSLGKGLTSASIGMLLENRGLKVSIQKFDPYINVDPGTMNPFQHGEVYVTNDGAETDLDLGHYERFTNAVLTKNSNFTTGKIYSSVIAKERAGKYLGKTVQVIPHITDEIKNAIHLPDTQGIDVSITEIGGTVGDIEGLPFLEAIRQVGLELGRDKVLYIHLTLIPYLRTSQEMKSKPTQHSVSKLREIGIQPDILICRTEHHIPDDARAKLSLFCNVRPEAVIEEKDVDFSIYQVPLMLVEQKLDELIIKHLSLKCKPHNLNQWHRMLRILKSPKKTVEIAVVGKYLELQDSYKSIYEALTHGGIANNARVIIRKVNADEVTNANAAKLLKGVKGILVPGGFGSRGIEGKIAAVKYAREKKIPFFGICLGMQCAVIEFARHVLGLKQAHSSEFDTATPDPVIGLMASQKNIKDIGGTMRLGAYPCRLKSGSRAAKAYKNTLISERHRHRYEFNNKYLAEFQAKGLEPVGIYPESNLVEIVELRNHPWFVGVQFHPEFKSKPLSPHPLFRGFIKAALGK comes from the coding sequence ATGGTAAAACATATTTTCATTACGGGCGGCGTGGTTTCCTCGCTGGGCAAAGGACTCACCTCCGCATCCATCGGCATGCTCCTGGAAAACCGAGGGCTTAAAGTCTCCATCCAGAAATTCGACCCTTATATCAACGTCGACCCGGGTACGATGAACCCCTTCCAGCACGGCGAAGTCTATGTCACCAACGACGGTGCCGAAACCGATCTGGACCTGGGACATTACGAACGCTTCACCAACGCCGTCTTGACCAAGAACTCCAACTTCACCACCGGCAAGATATACTCCAGCGTCATTGCCAAGGAACGGGCCGGCAAGTATCTGGGCAAAACCGTCCAGGTCATCCCGCACATCACCGATGAAATCAAGAATGCCATCCATCTGCCCGATACCCAAGGCATTGACGTATCCATCACCGAAATAGGCGGCACGGTCGGCGATATCGAAGGCCTGCCCTTCCTCGAGGCCATCCGCCAAGTCGGGCTGGAACTGGGCCGAGACAAAGTCCTTTACATACACCTTACATTAATACCCTACCTGCGGACCAGCCAGGAGATGAAGTCCAAACCCACCCAGCACAGCGTCAGCAAGCTCCGTGAAATCGGCATCCAGCCGGACATCCTCATTTGCCGGACCGAACATCATATCCCGGACGACGCCCGAGCCAAGCTGTCGCTCTTCTGCAACGTCCGGCCCGAAGCGGTCATCGAGGAAAAGGACGTGGACTTCAGCATCTACCAGGTGCCGCTGATGCTGGTGGAACAAAAACTGGACGAACTGATAATCAAACATCTGAGCCTGAAATGTAAACCACATAACCTGAATCAATGGCACCGGATGCTCCGGATATTAAAATCACCCAAGAAAACCGTGGAAATAGCCGTGGTCGGCAAATATCTTGAACTGCAGGACTCATACAAATCCATCTACGAGGCGCTTACCCACGGCGGCATAGCCAATAACGCCCGGGTAATAATCCGCAAAGTCAACGCCGACGAGGTGACCAATGCCAACGCCGCCAAACTACTCAAAGGCGTCAAGGGCATATTGGTGCCGGGCGGTTTCGGCTCGCGCGGCATCGAAGGCAAAATCGCAGCCGTCAAATACGCCCGCGAGAAAAAAATACCTTTCTTCGGCATCTGCTTGGGCATGCAATGTGCGGTCATAGAATTCGCCCGCCACGTGCTCGGGTTGAAACAGGCGCACAGCTCTGAATTCGATACCGCTACGCCCGACCCGGTCATCGGCCTGATGGCCTCGCAGAAAAACATCAAGGATATAGGCGGGACTATGCGCCTGGGCGCTTACCCCTGCCGGCTTAAGTCCGGCTCAAGGGCTGCCAAGGCCTATAAAAACACTTTAATCTCCGAACGACACCGGCATCGTTACGAATTCAATAATAAATATCTGGCCGAGTTCCAGGCCAAAGGGCTGGAGCCGGTGGGCATCTACCCGGAAAGCAACCTGGTCGAGATAGTCGAGTTAAGAAACCATCCCTGGTTCGTCGGGGTGCAGTTCCATCCGGAATTCAAGTCTAAGCCCTTAAGCCCGCACCCACTCTTCCGGGGATTCATCAAAGCCGCACTGGGAAAATAG